One window from the genome of Sphaerotilus microaerophilus encodes:
- a CDS encoding PAS domain S-box protein, whose protein sequence is MTAPTRRPQGVRQRYIVRVTLAYAVFALAWIFLSDRLLGLFGDLESVAWVSTAKGVFFVLVSALAFHAALQAVPADPIDAGQADLVAAREPARLPRWLAYGVALALVGAMLMLRLALDNVVGNQPMLVLFTLPIAVAALVGGLGPGLLATVAAALLTNYYVLEPTGSLRIPDGVDLFQWSLLISNGLLVSVLSGVLHRLRARDRAHLHHTAAANEALRRSEARVQQLFDDAPQAMGLISDDGSVLALNRRFLALFGYQPGELTSLAQWWPQAYPDPAYRDEVSAAWVDKVGRARVTGTPVETSEYRVTCRDGRERNIQFDGTVLGGSVLVTLTDVTERREIEERLRLWAESFDRAQFGLAIGDARSNRFVAVNPAFARDRGWRPEDLVGESVATVFPPELLPQVLVQLRELDQQGHGVLESEHVTRDGRRFPVLLDFTVLRDERGEPTRRVVYALDLSERRHAEQALAMAQAQALEQQTRARIAALNQMQDANLARNRAESALRALRESEGRLALFVEHAPAALAMFDREMHYVAVSRRWLDDYSLGAQNLVGRSHYEVFPELTEEVREVHRRALAGEVVSKTEDRFVRSNGTVHWLRWEVHPWRFDDGQIGGIVLFTEDVSARKAAEEGLQRLNATLEARVAERTAQLEALNQSLESFVYSVSHDLKAPLRGVEGYSRFLQEDHAQRLGEEGQLFVANIRSGVARMGELIDDLLTYSRMERRKLHSDVLDLGALLRRLLAEREAELAARNVQVELDLPAALSVQGDADGLALALRNLLENAIKFSARAAAPRIAITASVAQGQVTLTVRDNGIGFDMKYHDRIFEIFQRLHRLEDYPGTGIGLALVKKALERMGGRVWAESAPGQGATFHLQVPAEASAPT, encoded by the coding sequence ATGACGGCGCCCACCCGCCGCCCGCAGGGCGTGCGCCAGCGCTACATCGTGCGGGTCACGCTGGCTTACGCGGTGTTCGCGCTGGCATGGATCTTCCTTTCCGACCGGCTGCTGGGCCTGTTCGGCGATCTCGAATCGGTCGCCTGGGTGTCGACGGCGAAGGGGGTGTTCTTCGTCCTGGTGAGTGCGCTGGCGTTCCATGCCGCGCTGCAGGCCGTGCCGGCCGACCCCATCGACGCGGGCCAGGCGGACCTGGTGGCGGCCCGCGAACCGGCGCGCCTGCCGCGCTGGCTGGCCTACGGGGTCGCCCTGGCGTTGGTGGGGGCCATGTTGATGCTGCGGCTCGCGTTGGACAACGTGGTCGGCAACCAACCGATGCTCGTGCTGTTCACGCTGCCGATTGCGGTGGCCGCCCTGGTCGGCGGGCTCGGCCCGGGCCTGCTTGCCACCGTGGCGGCGGCGCTGTTGACCAACTACTACGTCCTCGAGCCGACCGGCAGCCTGCGGATCCCCGATGGCGTCGATCTGTTCCAGTGGAGTCTGCTGATCAGCAACGGCCTGCTGGTGAGCGTGCTCAGCGGCGTCCTGCACCGGCTGCGCGCCCGCGACCGGGCCCACCTGCACCATACGGCGGCCGCCAACGAGGCGTTGCGGCGCAGCGAGGCCCGCGTGCAACAGCTCTTCGACGACGCGCCGCAGGCGATGGGGCTGATCAGCGACGACGGGAGCGTGCTGGCGCTGAACCGGCGCTTCCTGGCGCTGTTCGGCTATCAGCCCGGTGAGCTGACGAGCCTGGCACAGTGGTGGCCGCAGGCCTACCCGGATCCGGCCTACCGTGACGAGGTCTCCGCTGCATGGGTCGATAAGGTCGGCCGGGCGCGTGTCACCGGCACCCCGGTCGAGACGAGCGAGTACCGCGTCACCTGCCGGGATGGGCGTGAGCGCAACATCCAGTTTGACGGCACGGTCCTGGGCGGTTCGGTGCTTGTGACGCTGACGGATGTGACCGAACGCCGCGAGATCGAGGAGCGGCTGCGTCTGTGGGCCGAGTCCTTCGATCGCGCCCAGTTCGGCCTGGCCATCGGGGATGCCCGCAGCAACCGCTTCGTGGCGGTCAATCCGGCATTTGCGCGGGATCGGGGCTGGCGTCCGGAGGATCTGGTCGGCGAGTCGGTGGCCACGGTCTTTCCGCCCGAATTGCTGCCCCAGGTGCTGGTGCAGCTGCGGGAGCTGGACCAGCAGGGTCACGGCGTGCTGGAGTCCGAGCACGTCACCCGCGATGGCCGGCGCTTTCCAGTGCTGCTGGATTTCACCGTGCTGCGCGACGAGCGCGGGGAGCCGACCCGGCGAGTGGTCTACGCACTGGACCTGAGCGAGCGCCGGCATGCCGAGCAGGCCCTGGCCATGGCCCAGGCGCAGGCGCTGGAGCAGCAGACCCGTGCCCGCATCGCCGCGCTCAACCAGATGCAGGATGCCAACCTGGCGCGCAACCGGGCGGAGTCGGCCCTGCGCGCGCTGCGCGAGAGCGAGGGCCGGCTGGCGCTGTTCGTCGAACATGCCCCGGCGGCGCTGGCCATGTTCGACCGCGAGATGCACTACGTGGCGGTCAGCCGGCGCTGGCTGGATGACTACAGCCTGGGTGCGCAGAACCTGGTCGGGCGCAGCCACTACGAGGTCTTTCCCGAGCTCACTGAAGAGGTGCGCGAGGTGCATCGCCGGGCGCTGGCCGGGGAGGTGGTGAGCAAGACCGAGGATCGCTTTGTGCGCTCCAACGGCACGGTGCACTGGTTGCGCTGGGAGGTGCACCCCTGGCGTTTCGATGATGGCCAGATCGGCGGCATCGTGCTGTTCACCGAGGACGTCTCGGCACGCAAGGCGGCCGAGGAGGGCCTGCAGCGCCTGAACGCCACGCTGGAGGCGCGGGTGGCCGAGCGCACGGCGCAGCTGGAGGCGCTGAACCAGTCGCTGGAGAGCTTCGTCTACTCGGTCTCGCATGACCTGAAGGCGCCACTGCGCGGCGTCGAGGGCTACAGCCGCTTCCTGCAGGAAGACCACGCGCAGCGGCTGGGCGAGGAGGGGCAGCTGTTCGTCGCCAACATCCGCTCCGGCGTGGCGCGCATGGGCGAGTTGATCGATGACCTGCTGACCTACTCGCGCATGGAGCGCCGCAAGCTGCACAGCGACGTGCTGGACCTGGGCGCCCTGCTGCGCCGCCTGCTGGCCGAACGCGAGGCGGAGCTGGCTGCGCGCAACGTCCAGGTCGAGCTGGACCTCCCGGCCGCGTTGAGTGTGCAGGGCGATGCCGATGGGCTGGCCCTGGCGCTGCGCAACCTGCTGGAGAACGCGATCAAGTTCAGCGCCCGGGCGGCCGCGCCGCGCATTGCCATCACTGCCAGCGTGGCGCAGGGGCAGGTCACCCTCACCGTCCGCGACAATGGCATCGGCTTTGACATGAAGTACCACGACCGCATCTTCGAGATCTTCCAGCGGCTGCACCGCCTGGAGGACTACCCGGGCACCGGCATCGGCCTGGCGCTGGTGAAGAAGGCCCTTGAGCGCATGGGTGGGCGGGTGTGGGCCGAGAGTGCACCGGGCCAGGGTGCCACCTTCCACCTGCAGGTGCCTGCCGAGGCCTCTGCGCCGACCTGA
- a CDS encoding EAL domain-containing protein, whose protein sequence is MTSIQMQMPGPMRVLYIEDSTVDADLARRMLARSAPDVELDLATCLADGLLRLDEPGRYDLLLTDLALPDGSGLELLARVRDRRLPIAVVILTGSGDQEAAITALKAGADDYLVKRGDYLERLPRALEAALVRFRAGVERGSRMLRVLQVDHNTFDTDLVCRHLAQHAPHIRVDTVPSADDALACLPRQAGEPCAYDLLLVDYRLPGMDGLELAKALREDRGLDLPIVLVTGHGGEEVAASALRLGVDDYLTKHEGWLFEIAPTLDRVQQRMELARERTRLEATSRRLSHLLLASPTILYHLSFEGRQPRPVWVSDNIHRLLAFTPEEVMQPDWWARHLHPDDRNAAFGNLDRLLADGRLTHEYRFIDGTGRTLWIRDELHLTRDAQGLPQEVVGAWLDISAERRGLEVRRARHAVLDQIVANRPLAGILDDVARRLEALHADLRVSILLLDERAGCLRVGAAPSLPPFYNAAVEGLKVAEGQGSCGTAAFRGEPFLVTDVEQHPYWTPYVAVCQRAGVRACWSVPFKDEAGRVLGTFGVYHGSPREPRPDELEAVTEFSRFAALAVQKLRAAEALQQAAAFFEATRDGVVITDLTPRIVAVNRAFSEITGYPEEEAIGRNPSLLRSGRHDEAFYQAMWASVAETGHWQGEVWNRRKSGEIYPEWLSIGAVPDENGLPRNYVGVFTDISQIRRSEEQLEHLAHHDPLTSLPNRLLMQSRLQHVLDRADRHGHQVAVLYLDLDRFKNINDSLGHPVGDELLAMLAQRLSTRVREEDTLARLGGDEFLLVLDEVPSPDRAAAVAQALIDELATAFVLPSGHELFMGVSIGISLYPADAHSVTELIQHSDMAMYLAKQSGRNTYRFHNHTLSAAASERLALETRLRRALVAGEFLLHYQPLIDAYSGEPAGVEALVRWQPPGEALVLPGRFIPIAEDTGLIVPLGEWVLRTACAQGRAWLDAGMPKRVMAVNLSVRQFQSGNLVELVGQVLADTGLPPECLELELTESMFMDHAEQAIATLHALKALGVRLAIDDFGTGYSSLAYLKRFPIDKLKIDQSFVRGLADDANDREIAATVIAMARVFKLEVLAEGVETAEQLAILRQHGCDFYQGYYFHRPAPMPQIEAWLAGPHAPV, encoded by the coding sequence GTGACGTCGATACAGATGCAGATGCCTGGGCCGATGCGCGTGCTCTACATCGAGGACTCGACCGTCGATGCCGATCTGGCGCGGCGCATGTTGGCGCGCTCGGCGCCCGATGTCGAACTGGACCTCGCCACCTGCCTGGCCGACGGCCTGCTGCGCCTGGACGAACCTGGCCGCTATGACCTGCTGCTGACCGACCTCGCGCTGCCCGACGGCAGCGGCCTGGAGCTGCTGGCGCGGGTGCGCGACCGCCGGCTGCCCATTGCGGTGGTGATCCTGACCGGCTCGGGTGACCAGGAGGCGGCGATCACGGCCCTCAAGGCCGGCGCCGACGACTACCTGGTCAAACGGGGCGACTACCTGGAGCGCCTGCCGCGGGCGCTGGAGGCCGCGCTGGTGCGCTTTCGCGCCGGGGTCGAGCGGGGCAGCCGCATGCTGCGGGTGCTGCAGGTGGACCACAACACCTTCGACACCGACCTGGTGTGCCGCCACCTGGCCCAGCACGCGCCGCACATCCGGGTGGACACCGTGCCCAGCGCCGACGACGCCCTGGCCTGCCTGCCCCGGCAGGCCGGCGAGCCCTGTGCCTACGACCTGCTGCTGGTGGACTATCGCCTGCCCGGCATGGATGGCCTGGAACTGGCCAAGGCCCTGCGCGAGGACCGTGGCCTGGACCTGCCCATCGTGCTCGTGACCGGCCACGGTGGCGAGGAGGTGGCGGCCTCCGCCCTGCGCCTGGGGGTGGACGACTACCTGACCAAGCACGAAGGCTGGCTGTTCGAGATCGCACCTACGTTGGACCGCGTGCAGCAGCGCATGGAACTGGCCCGCGAGCGCACCCGCCTGGAGGCCACCAGCCGGCGCCTGTCGCACCTGCTGCTGGCGAGCCCGACCATCCTGTACCACCTGAGCTTCGAGGGACGACAGCCCCGGCCGGTCTGGGTGAGCGACAACATCCACCGCCTGCTGGCTTTCACGCCCGAAGAGGTCATGCAGCCCGACTGGTGGGCGCGGCACCTGCACCCGGACGACCGCAACGCTGCCTTTGGCAACCTGGACCGGTTGCTGGCCGACGGGCGGCTGACGCACGAGTACCGGTTCATCGATGGCACCGGGCGCACGCTCTGGATCCGCGATGAACTGCACCTGACCCGCGATGCACAGGGCCTGCCGCAGGAGGTGGTGGGCGCCTGGCTGGACATCAGCGCCGAGCGGCGCGGCCTGGAGGTGCGCCGGGCGCGCCATGCGGTGCTGGACCAGATCGTGGCGAATCGTCCGCTGGCGGGGATCCTCGACGACGTGGCCCGCCGCCTCGAGGCGCTGCATGCCGACCTGCGCGTGTCCATCCTGCTGCTCGACGAGCGGGCTGGCTGCTTGCGGGTGGGAGCGGCGCCGAGTCTGCCGCCCTTCTACAACGCCGCCGTCGAGGGCCTGAAGGTGGCCGAGGGGCAGGGCTCATGTGGCACGGCGGCATTCCGCGGCGAGCCGTTCCTCGTCACCGATGTCGAGCAGCACCCCTACTGGACCCCGTACGTGGCGGTATGCCAGCGCGCCGGTGTGCGGGCCTGCTGGTCCGTGCCCTTCAAGGACGAGGCGGGCCGGGTGCTGGGTACCTTCGGCGTCTACCACGGCTCGCCGCGCGAGCCGCGCCCGGACGAGCTGGAAGCCGTCACCGAGTTCAGCCGATTTGCGGCCCTGGCCGTGCAGAAGCTGCGTGCGGCCGAGGCCCTGCAGCAGGCGGCCGCCTTCTTCGAGGCGACCCGCGACGGCGTGGTGATCACCGACCTGACGCCGCGCATCGTGGCCGTCAACCGCGCCTTCAGCGAGATCACCGGCTACCCGGAGGAAGAGGCCATCGGTCGCAACCCGAGCCTGCTGAGATCCGGCCGCCACGACGAGGCCTTCTACCAGGCGATGTGGGCGAGCGTGGCCGAAACCGGCCACTGGCAGGGCGAGGTCTGGAACCGCCGCAAGAGTGGCGAGATCTACCCCGAGTGGCTGTCCATCGGCGCGGTGCCCGACGAGAACGGCCTGCCGCGCAACTACGTGGGCGTGTTCACCGACATCAGCCAGATCCGCCGCTCCGAGGAGCAGCTGGAGCACTTGGCGCACCACGACCCGCTCACTTCGCTGCCCAACCGGCTGCTGATGCAGTCGCGCCTGCAGCATGTGCTTGACCGTGCCGATCGCCACGGCCACCAGGTGGCGGTGCTCTACCTGGACCTGGACCGCTTCAAGAACATCAATGACAGCCTTGGTCACCCGGTTGGCGACGAGCTGCTGGCCATGCTGGCCCAGCGCTTGTCGACGCGGGTGCGCGAGGAGGACACCCTGGCCCGGCTGGGCGGCGACGAGTTCCTGCTGGTGCTCGACGAAGTGCCCTCGCCGGACCGGGCCGCGGCCGTGGCCCAGGCGCTCATCGACGAGCTGGCCACCGCCTTCGTCCTGCCCAGCGGGCACGAGCTGTTCATGGGCGTGAGCATCGGCATCAGCCTGTACCCGGCCGATGCGCACAGCGTGACCGAGCTCATCCAGCACTCCGACATGGCGATGTACCTGGCCAAGCAGAGCGGGCGCAATACCTATCGATTCCACAACCACACCCTCAGTGCTGCTGCGAGTGAGCGCCTGGCGCTGGAGACCCGCCTGCGCCGAGCTCTGGTGGCCGGAGAGTTCCTGCTGCACTACCAGCCGCTCATCGATGCCTACAGCGGCGAGCCCGCCGGCGTCGAGGCCCTGGTGCGCTGGCAGCCACCGGGCGAGGCGCTGGTGCTGCCCGGGCGCTTCATCCCCATCGCCGAGGACACCGGGCTGATCGTGCCACTGGGCGAGTGGGTGCTGCGCACCGCCTGTGCGCAGGGGCGAGCCTGGCTGGACGCGGGCATGCCCAAGCGCGTGATGGCGGTGAACCTGTCGGTGCGCCAGTTCCAGAGCGGCAACCTGGTCGAGCTGGTGGGTCAGGTGCTGGCCGACACCGGGCTGCCGCCCGAGTGCCTGGAGCTGGAGCTCACCGAGAGCATGTTCATGGACCACGCCGAGCAGGCCATTGCCACGCTGCACGCGCTCAAGGCGCTGGGCGTGCGCCTGGCGATCGACGACTTCGGCACCGGTTACTCCTCGCTGGCCTACCTGAAGCGCTTCCCGATCGACAAGCTGAAGATCGACCAGAGCTTCGTGCGCGGGCTGGCCGACGACGCCAACGACCGCGAGATCGCCGCCACCGTCATTGCGATGGCGCGTGTGTTCAAGCTGGAGGTGCTGGCCGAGGGCGTCGAGACGGCGGAGCAGCTGGCCATCCTGCGCCAGCACGGCTGCGACTTCTACCAGGGCTACTACTTCCACCGGCCCGCGCCGATGCCGCAGATCGAGGCCTGGCTAGCCGGGCCGCACGCCCCGGTCTGA
- the hpnE gene encoding hydroxysqualene dehydroxylase HpnE, with the protein MNPRRIAVVGAGWAGLAAAVQASAAGHAVTLFEMATQAGGRARSLAAREGGPDGSRLDNGQHLLIGAYTATLALMRQVGADPDALLLRLPLTLVDADGRGLRMPAGAPIPAFARAVWALRHWRLAERLALSRAALGWMLQRFRCADTPTVAELTAALPARVRAELIDPLCVAALNTPADAASARVFLRVLHDALFAGPGSSDLLIPRRPLAELLPEPALAWLAGRGARLRIGQRVQALDRLANGGPGRWAVNGDVRDAFDAVVLACSATEAARLTTGIAPGWSRQAGGFGYEPILTGYVQAPGARLAAPMVALAEGPAAPAQFAFDHGQLGGLPGRFAFVVSGAAPWVARGGGATAAALLTQARATLHRPGDPALDVTLEQVITEKRATFRCVPGLQRPPAGIEPGLVAAGDYVDGPYPATIEGAVRAGLAAASAVTTQAAALSDRGVRPG; encoded by the coding sequence ATGAACCCGCGCCGCATCGCCGTCGTCGGCGCCGGCTGGGCCGGCCTGGCCGCCGCGGTGCAAGCCAGCGCCGCGGGGCACGCCGTCACCCTCTTCGAGATGGCCACGCAGGCCGGCGGGCGGGCCCGCAGCCTGGCCGCCCGGGAAGGCGGCCCCGATGGCAGCCGGCTGGACAACGGCCAGCACCTCCTGATCGGCGCCTACACCGCCACGCTGGCGCTGATGCGTCAGGTTGGCGCCGACCCGGACGCGCTGCTGCTGCGCCTGCCGCTGACCCTGGTCGATGCCGACGGCCGCGGCCTGCGCATGCCAGCGGGCGCGCCCATCCCCGCCTTCGCCCGCGCCGTCTGGGCCCTGCGCCACTGGCGGCTGGCCGAACGGCTGGCGCTGAGCCGTGCCGCACTCGGCTGGATGCTGCAGCGCTTTCGCTGCGCCGATACACCGACCGTCGCGGAGTTGACCGCTGCGCTGCCAGCGCGGGTGCGTGCCGAGCTGATCGACCCGCTCTGCGTGGCCGCGCTGAACACTCCGGCCGACGCGGCCAGCGCGCGCGTCTTCCTGCGCGTGCTGCATGACGCGCTGTTCGCCGGCCCGGGTTCCAGCGACCTGCTGATCCCGCGCCGCCCGCTGGCCGAGCTGCTGCCCGAGCCGGCGCTGGCCTGGCTCGCCGGCCGGGGTGCGCGGCTGCGCATCGGCCAGCGCGTGCAGGCGCTGGATCGGCTCGCCAACGGCGGCCCCGGCCGCTGGGCCGTGAACGGTGACGTCCGCGATGCCTTCGATGCCGTCGTGCTGGCCTGCAGCGCCACCGAGGCGGCGCGGCTCACCACCGGCATCGCGCCGGGCTGGTCACGCCAGGCTGGCGGCTTTGGCTATGAGCCGATCCTGACCGGCTACGTCCAGGCCCCGGGGGCCCGCCTCGCCGCGCCGATGGTGGCGCTGGCCGAGGGCCCCGCGGCGCCAGCCCAGTTCGCCTTCGACCATGGCCAGCTCGGCGGGCTGCCGGGGCGCTTCGCCTTCGTGGTCAGCGGAGCCGCGCCCTGGGTGGCCCGCGGTGGAGGGGCCACCGCCGCCGCGCTGCTCACCCAGGCCCGCGCGACCCTGCACCGGCCCGGCGACCCGGCCCTGGACGTGACACTGGAGCAGGTGATCACCGAGAAGCGCGCCACCTTCCGCTGCGTACCGGGGCTGCAGCGCCCGCCGGCAGGGATCGAACCGGGGCTGGTGGCGGCGGGCGACTATGTCGACGGGCCCTACCCGGCCACGATCGAGGGCGCGGTACGGGCCGGCCTGGCCGCCGCCTCGGCCGTGACCACCCAGGCCGCCGCCCTGTCAGACCGGGGCGTGCGGCCCGGCTAG
- the hpnD gene encoding presqualene diphosphate synthase HpnD, whose protein sequence is MTPQQYVQDKAAKSGSSFYYAFLFLPPPRRAAITAFYAFCREVDDVVDEVSDPSVAANKLAWWRAEVQRAFAGSPQHPAMQALMPHTADYGITAAHLLAVIEGCEMDLQQSRYLDYIGLQRYCHLVAGVVGEVAANIFGRTQDATVQYAHRMGLAFQLTNIIRDVGDDARRARIYLPISELQRFDVKAHEILNRVYSERFTALMRFQIERAHQTYDEALALLPEADRRAQKPGLMMANIYRTLLREIEAGGCQVLHQRISLTPLRKLWIAMMTNWRGR, encoded by the coding sequence ATGACCCCGCAGCAATACGTCCAGGACAAGGCGGCAAAGAGCGGCTCCAGCTTCTACTACGCCTTTCTCTTCCTGCCGCCGCCCCGGCGCGCCGCGATCACGGCCTTCTACGCCTTCTGCCGCGAGGTGGATGACGTGGTCGACGAGGTCAGCGACCCCAGCGTGGCCGCCAACAAGCTCGCCTGGTGGCGCGCCGAGGTGCAGCGCGCCTTTGCCGGCTCGCCCCAGCACCCGGCCATGCAGGCGCTGATGCCGCACACCGCGGACTACGGCATCACCGCGGCCCACCTGCTCGCGGTGATCGAGGGCTGCGAGATGGACCTGCAGCAAAGCCGCTACCTCGACTACATCGGCCTGCAGCGCTACTGCCACCTGGTGGCCGGCGTGGTCGGCGAGGTGGCGGCCAACATCTTCGGCCGCACGCAGGACGCCACCGTGCAATACGCGCACCGCATGGGCCTGGCCTTCCAGCTCACCAACATCATCCGCGACGTCGGCGACGACGCCCGGCGCGCTCGCATCTACCTGCCGATCAGCGAGCTGCAGCGCTTTGACGTCAAGGCGCACGAGATCCTCAACCGCGTCTACAGCGAGCGCTTCACCGCGCTGATGCGCTTCCAGATCGAGCGCGCCCACCAGACCTACGACGAGGCCCTGGCCCTGCTGCCCGAGGCCGACCGGCGCGCCCAGAAGCCCGGCCTGATGATGGCCAACATCTACCGCACCCTGCTGCGCGAGATCGAGGCCGGCGGCTGCCAGGTGCTGCACCAGCGCATCTCGCTGACGCCGCTGCGCAAGCTCTGGATCGCGATGATGACGAACTGGCGCGGCCGGTGA
- a CDS encoding PAS domain-containing protein, whose protein sequence is MWLSSRLLLALALPLLACALQWLLWDAFIQPYAWFLFFPAALGSAWLGGWRGGVVGTGVGAVLAWSVFIAPGLSGQRPALSSALSVVVFIATGLLFARLFERARRAQHHRAARAEAIFERAPVGIAELGMDGRWRQVNDRFCEILGYSREELLALGPGAITHPDEVAQDQAFRERMFSGNVPTLTRDRRFLRKDGSTGWLRLTINLVCQPDGAPDYFISVIEDFSARWQAEVAQADSDRRYRELVQSVNSAIFHWAPDGRILFANQFAQGLFGWSAEEFVGQPIGMIVPERDSTGVDLSGLVADIAAHPGRFESTINENIRRDGRRLWMTWTNRALLDEQGRVTGILSVGNDVTQARQAEAALREREQRVRFALETSRIGTWEVDVQARTAHHSALVERIFGYEQPLPQWNGDVFLQHVHPDDRAHVAESFQAAVAQRSNWDFECRIHRADGALRWILAAGRCSGGEDGVPLRLAGILQDITERKNAEIEVHRQTLEVHRRNEELERFNRASVGRELQMVELKRRINQLNSELGRGPEYNLSFLEDQGAGGGVRP, encoded by the coding sequence ATGTGGCTGAGTTCCCGTCTGTTGCTGGCCCTCGCGTTGCCGCTGCTGGCCTGTGCGCTCCAGTGGCTGCTGTGGGATGCCTTCATCCAGCCCTACGCCTGGTTCCTGTTCTTTCCGGCGGCGCTGGGCAGCGCCTGGCTGGGGGGCTGGCGTGGCGGGGTGGTCGGGACCGGGGTGGGGGCGGTGTTGGCGTGGTCCGTGTTCATTGCGCCGGGCCTGTCGGGCCAGCGCCCCGCACTTTCTTCGGCGCTGTCGGTCGTCGTCTTCATCGCGACGGGGCTGCTGTTTGCCCGCCTGTTCGAACGGGCGCGGCGGGCTCAACACCATCGCGCGGCGCGCGCGGAGGCCATCTTCGAGCGCGCGCCGGTGGGCATTGCCGAGCTGGGGATGGATGGGCGTTGGCGCCAGGTCAACGACCGTTTCTGCGAGATCCTGGGCTATTCACGCGAGGAACTGCTCGCGCTGGGCCCGGGGGCCATCACCCACCCGGATGAAGTGGCGCAGGACCAGGCGTTCCGGGAGCGCATGTTCAGCGGCAACGTGCCAACCCTCACGCGAGACCGGCGCTTCCTGCGCAAGGACGGCAGCACCGGCTGGCTGCGCCTGACGATCAACCTCGTGTGCCAGCCCGACGGCGCACCGGACTACTTCATCAGCGTCATCGAGGACTTCAGCGCGCGCTGGCAGGCCGAGGTGGCGCAGGCCGACAGCGACCGGCGCTACCGCGAGCTGGTCCAGAGTGTGAACAGCGCGATCTTCCACTGGGCGCCCGACGGTCGCATTCTCTTTGCCAACCAGTTTGCGCAGGGGCTGTTTGGTTGGAGCGCCGAGGAGTTTGTTGGCCAGCCCATCGGGATGATCGTGCCCGAGCGCGACTCCACCGGGGTCGACCTGAGCGGGCTGGTCGCGGACATTGCTGCGCATCCGGGTCGTTTCGAGAGCACCATCAACGAGAATATCCGCCGCGACGGCCGCCGTCTGTGGATGACCTGGACCAACCGGGCGCTGCTCGACGAGCAGGGCCGCGTGACGGGCATCCTCTCGGTGGGCAACGATGTCACCCAGGCCCGGCAGGCCGAGGCGGCGCTGCGCGAGCGCGAACAGCGGGTGCGGTTTGCCCTCGAGACCAGCCGGATCGGCACCTGGGAGGTCGATGTCCAGGCGCGCACGGCCCACCACTCGGCGCTGGTCGAGCGGATCTTCGGTTACGAGCAGCCCCTGCCGCAGTGGAACGGCGACGTGTTCCTGCAGCATGTCCATCCCGATGACCGCGCCCATGTGGCCGAGAGCTTCCAGGCCGCAGTCGCCCAGCGCAGCAACTGGGATTTCGAGTGCCGCATCCACCGTGCCGACGGGGCGCTGCGCTGGATCTTGGCGGCGGGCCGGTGCAGCGGGGGCGAGGACGGCGTGCCGCTGCGCCTGGCCGGCATCCTGCAGGACATCACGGAGCGCAAGAACGCCGAGATCGAAGTGCACCGCCAGACCCTGGAGGTGCACCGGCGCAACGAGGAGCTGGAGCGCTTCAACCGCGCCTCGGTCGGACGGGAGTTGCAGATGGTCGAGCTCAAGCGCCGCATCAACCAGCTGAACAGTGAACTGGGCCGCGGGCCCGAATACAACCTGTCGTTCCTGGAGGATCAAGGCGCAGGTGGGGGCGTGCGGCCATGA
- a CDS encoding response regulator, protein MSNATPPILLVEDSPVDVDLTLRAFARNRLANPMLVARDGEEAMAWIPRWEAGEPRPAVILLDLNLPRVDGLTVLGALKAHPDLNRIPVVVLTTSREDRDINTAYDLGANSYIVKPVDFDSFMNVAQQIKLYWCVTNERPR, encoded by the coding sequence ATGAGCAACGCCACCCCACCGATCCTGCTGGTCGAGGACAGCCCCGTTGATGTCGACCTGACGCTGCGCGCCTTCGCGCGCAACCGCCTGGCCAACCCGATGCTCGTGGCGCGCGACGGCGAGGAGGCCATGGCCTGGATCCCCCGCTGGGAGGCGGGTGAACCGCGGCCGGCGGTGATCCTGCTCGACTTGAACCTGCCGCGCGTGGACGGGCTGACCGTGCTGGGCGCACTCAAGGCCCACCCCGACCTCAACCGCATCCCGGTGGTGGTGCTGACCACCTCGCGCGAGGACCGTGACATCAACACCGCCTACGACCTCGGCGCCAACTCCTACATCGTCAAGCCGGTGGATTTCGACAGCTTCATGAACGTGGCGCAGCAGATCAAGCTCTACTGGTGCGTGACCAACGAGAGGCCCCGGTGA